From the Pseudomonas sp. SORT22 genome, one window contains:
- a CDS encoding SEC-C metal-binding domain-containing protein → MTQQPHVHGPDCNHDHDHHDHDHGHVHGPHCNHGHQEPVRNALKDVGRNDPCPCGSSKKFKKCHGA, encoded by the coding sequence ATGACCCAGCAACCCCATGTCCATGGCCCTGACTGCAACCACGATCATGATCATCACGACCATGACCATGGCCATGTACACGGCCCGCACTGCAACCACGGCCACCAGGAGCCGGTGCGCAACGCCCTGAAGGACGTCGGCCGCAACGATCCGTGCCCATGCGGCAGCAGCAAGAAGTTCAAGAAGTGCCACGGCGCCTGA
- a CDS encoding LEA type 2 family protein: MARLLLISVLLLQLAGCASWLDSDYQDPQVHLLKVEPLKMRLLQQEFVLHVQVDNPNDSRLFIRYLGYKVLINDLPLTEGEASLWRSVGPHARRIFKIPVRTNLWQQVKPLAKLLKGSEGPLRYRLEGEMSSGLFFARDLHLSRSGEIIPGDLIPE; the protein is encoded by the coding sequence ATGGCCCGCCTGCTGCTGATCAGCGTTCTGCTCCTGCAACTGGCGGGCTGCGCCAGCTGGCTGGACAGCGACTACCAGGACCCACAGGTGCATCTGCTCAAGGTTGAACCGCTGAAGATGCGCCTGCTGCAGCAGGAATTCGTACTGCATGTCCAGGTCGACAACCCCAACGACAGCCGCCTGTTCATCCGTTACCTGGGCTACAAGGTGCTGATCAACGACCTGCCGTTGACCGAAGGCGAGGCCAGCCTGTGGCGCAGTGTCGGCCCGCACGCGCGGCGCATCTTCAAGATCCCGGTGCGCACCAACCTCTGGCAGCAGGTCAAACCCCTGGCCAAACTGCTCAAAGGCAGCGAAGGCCCACTGCGCTATCGCCTGGAAGGTGAGATGAGCAGCGGATTATTCTTCGCCCGCGACCTGCACTTGTCGCGCAGTGGTGAGATAATTCCCGGCGATCTTATTCCGGAGTAA
- a CDS encoding penicillin acylase family protein, with translation MAAPALPPFTPRFGVAAAMLGLLSLGGCQMAGQRDSVLPATGVQPLKGLAQNVSVRRNALGMPLIESNNFHDALFALGYIHAGDRIGQMVGMRLLAQGRLAEMAGADVLEVDRLMRAANLKASANQLYADASPRLKRFFEVYARGVNAYMFRYRDKLPAPLAQSGYRPEYWKPEDSALIFCLYNFSQSVNLQEELAALGLAQKVGTDKLAWLLPSYPDEPLALSETDKLKGLNLNSQLAGLAPLTAVSEQLAALNLLGSAGSSNWAIAPQRSRSGKSLMASDTLGAWAMSPVQIRSPKYQAAGVSIAGLPLVLSGYNGKLAWSASAVMADNQDLFLEKLRKEGSRLMYQADGKWLPAQARNETFFIKGQRPLRETLYDTRHGTLLGQPQNASLGLALRMPELKGDQSLDAFFNLSRAQNVERAFDNTREIGAAALNFVFADASNIGWQVSGRFPNRREGQGLLPSPGWDGRYDWDGYADPMLHPYDQDPPQGWIGNANQRSVPKGYGMQLSNSWYYPERAERLAQLAGNGKHDSRSLMLMQSDQTTLFADKLKKMFQAPGMAQPLKQAIDALPAEQRTKAREAYTRLMAFDGRLSTTSADAALYQLFLQESAKLTFLDELGPESSPSWQAFVGNARLSYSAQADHLLGREDSPFWDDQNTAQKEDKPAILARSLAAAITAGEAQLGNNQRAWQWGKLHQYRWPAPTFHGLGDAVSRGPLATGGDHSTLNLAPYAWGKDFNAQLAPSLRMVVDFGQIEPLQLQSSSGQSGNPASPHFADGLDAWFKGRYMSLPLQPQNFDRAYGNKRLTLVPDR, from the coding sequence ATGGCCGCGCCAGCCCTTCCCCCTTTTACCCCCCGGTTCGGCGTAGCCGCTGCGATGCTCGGGCTGCTCAGCCTGGGTGGCTGCCAGATGGCCGGCCAGCGCGACAGCGTGCTGCCTGCCACGGGCGTGCAACCGCTCAAAGGCCTGGCACAAAATGTGTCGGTGCGCCGCAACGCCCTGGGCATGCCGCTGATCGAATCGAACAACTTCCACGACGCGCTGTTCGCCCTGGGCTATATCCACGCCGGTGACCGCATCGGGCAGATGGTTGGCATGCGCCTGCTGGCTCAAGGCCGGCTGGCGGAAATGGCCGGTGCCGACGTGCTGGAAGTCGACCGCCTGATGCGCGCGGCCAACCTCAAGGCCAGCGCCAACCAGCTGTATGCCGATGCCTCGCCACGCCTCAAGCGTTTCTTCGAGGTGTATGCCCGTGGCGTCAACGCTTATATGTTCCGCTACCGCGACAAGCTGCCGGCACCATTGGCGCAAAGCGGCTACCGTCCGGAATACTGGAAGCCCGAGGACTCGGCGCTGATCTTCTGCCTGTACAACTTCAGCCAGTCGGTCAACCTGCAGGAAGAACTCGCAGCCCTGGGCCTGGCGCAAAAAGTCGGTACCGACAAACTGGCCTGGCTGCTGCCAAGCTACCCTGACGAACCGCTGGCGCTGAGCGAAACCGACAAGCTCAAAGGCCTGAACCTGAACAGCCAGCTCGCGGGCCTGGCACCGTTGACCGCAGTCAGCGAGCAACTGGCCGCACTCAACCTGCTCGGCAGCGCCGGCTCGAGCAACTGGGCGATTGCCCCGCAGCGCAGCCGCAGCGGCAAGAGCCTGATGGCCAGCGATACCCTTGGTGCCTGGGCGATGAGCCCGGTGCAGATCCGTTCGCCCAAGTACCAGGCCGCTGGCGTATCCATCGCCGGCCTGCCGCTGGTGCTTTCAGGCTACAACGGCAAGCTGGCCTGGAGCGCCAGCGCGGTGATGGCCGACAACCAGGACCTGTTCCTGGAAAAACTGCGCAAGGAAGGCAGCCGCCTGATGTACCAGGCCGACGGTAAATGGCTGCCAGCCCAGGCCCGCAACGAAACCTTCTTCATCAAGGGCCAGCGCCCGCTGCGTGAAACCCTGTACGACACCCGCCACGGCACCCTGCTCGGCCAGCCGCAGAACGCCAGCCTGGGCCTGGCCCTGCGCATGCCCGAGCTCAAGGGCGACCAGAGCCTGGATGCGTTCTTCAACCTGTCGCGGGCGCAGAATGTCGAGCGCGCCTTCGACAACACCCGCGAGATTGGCGCTGCGGCGCTGAACTTCGTATTTGCCGACGCCAGCAATATCGGCTGGCAGGTCAGCGGGCGCTTCCCCAACCGCCGCGAGGGCCAGGGCCTGCTGCCGTCGCCGGGCTGGGACGGTCGCTACGACTGGGACGGCTACGCCGACCCGATGCTCCACCCCTACGACCAGGACCCGCCCCAAGGCTGGATCGGCAATGCCAACCAGCGCAGCGTGCCCAAAGGCTATGGCATGCAGCTGTCCAACAGCTGGTACTACCCCGAGCGTGCCGAGCGCCTGGCGCAACTGGCCGGCAACGGCAAGCACGACAGCCGCAGCCTGATGCTGATGCAAAGCGACCAGACCACGCTGTTTGCCGACAAGCTGAAGAAAATGTTCCAAGCCCCCGGCATGGCCCAACCGCTGAAGCAGGCAATCGACGCCCTGCCTGCCGAGCAACGGACCAAGGCACGCGAAGCCTACACCCGGTTGATGGCCTTCGACGGCCGACTGAGCACCACCTCGGCAGATGCCGCCCTGTACCAACTGTTCCTGCAGGAAAGCGCCAAGCTGACCTTCCTCGACGAGCTCGGCCCTGAATCCAGCCCGAGCTGGCAGGCTTTTGTCGGTAACGCCCGGCTGTCGTACTCGGCCCAGGCCGACCACTTGCTCGGCCGCGAAGACAGCCCGTTCTGGGACGATCAGAACACCGCGCAAAAAGAAGACAAGCCGGCCATTCTCGCCCGCAGCCTGGCAGCAGCAATCACTGCCGGCGAAGCGCAACTGGGCAATAATCAGCGCGCCTGGCAATGGGGCAAACTGCACCAGTACCGCTGGCCGGCGCCGACTTTTCATGGCCTGGGTGACGCGGTCAGTCGCGGCCCGCTGGCCACGGGCGGCGACCACAGCACCCTGAACCTTGCGCCCTACGCCTGGGGCAAGGACTTCAACGCACAACTGGCACCGTCGCTGCGCATGGTGGTGGACTTCGGCCAGATTGAACCGCTGCAACTGCAAAGCAGTAGCGGCCAGTCCGGCAACCCGGCCAGCCCGCACTTTGCCGATGGCCTGGATGCCTGGTTCAAGGGCCGCTACATGAGCCTGCCGCTGCAACCACAAAACTTCGACCGCGCCTACGGCAACAAGCGCCTGACCCTGGTACCGGACAGGTAA